Proteins encoded by one window of Desulfallas thermosapovorans DSM 6562:
- a CDS encoding P-II family nitrogen regulator produces the protein MVKIEAIVRPGVLEDIKDGLSQHGIHGMTVAQVMGCGLQKGRKEVYRGTEYSINLLPKVKIEIVAVDNDVDGVIEVIIKAARTGEIGDGKIFISRIENAVRIRTGEKGDIAL, from the coding sequence ATGGTTAAAATTGAGGCTATTGTCAGGCCCGGTGTGTTGGAGGATATCAAAGATGGCCTGTCTCAACATGGTATTCACGGTATGACCGTAGCCCAGGTGATGGGCTGCGGTTTGCAAAAAGGCCGTAAAGAAGTATACCGGGGCACGGAGTACAGCATCAATTTGCTGCCCAAGGTAAAGATTGAAATCGTGGCGGTAGATAATGATGTGGACGGGGTAATAGAAGTAATTATCAAGGCGGCGAGAACCGGGGAAATCGGTGACGGCAAGATATTTATTTCCAGAATTGAGAATGCTGTCCGGATACGCACCGGTGAAAAAGGTGATATTGCTCTCTAA